A stretch of Microbulbifer sp. SAOS-129_SWC DNA encodes these proteins:
- a CDS encoding FAD-dependent oxidoreductase, producing MPHFTSSQLAEFKNLPNTVETLVVGAGMAGLYCAWRLQQSDPGSSVIVVDRSGRTGGRLDSDLVHFADGETVKEEEGGMRFTFEDMDDLMSLFLLLDLDDQIVPFPMSSGGNNRLCYRGHSFTNQFARENNYSIWSQLYDLRPEEQGIDPKSILDTTFNRILAENPDFKERPDQRTPEFWQKFRLDCQWQGVPLKDWTLWNLFSDMGYSKECIELLYNLLGFNGTILSQMNAGIAFQLLEDFPDNPQFHTLENGFSTLPNALVEKIGKERIFLETGVIGIEGTEQDEYYTAKTIGPDGELGEIQAKKIILALPRLPLEKLFAASPAVYALPKERSETLWNTLQTTTNQPLVKINLYYEQAWWGTNLTGREPVAFGPNFSDLPLGSVYPFYAIDAPTFAALEYEELMKELGRDIPPETQARVDQINQKKYKLPAALTIYCDFMNVNFWEALQNNGPLFDSPMQEKYSQKVPQTIFPASQAVVKQATDFFQQLFNTHYVPQPMMTSTRIWSGSTRFNRPASEQFDFAVHQWALGANDSEVMALMAEPLQRIYTCGEAFSDDQGWVEGALRSADLALHKGYQLDPISKVYEQTHGESPSKAIKDRYVAASTVRIQEYIDPNFDPNESEKKPGITTAPGDFALNLSYFDQV from the coding sequence ATGCCTCATTTTACTTCCTCGCAACTGGCCGAATTCAAAAACCTGCCTAATACGGTCGAAACCCTTGTGGTGGGTGCCGGTATGGCCGGGCTCTATTGCGCCTGGCGCTTGCAGCAATCAGATCCCGGCAGCAGCGTCATCGTTGTGGATCGCAGCGGCCGCACCGGCGGGCGCCTGGATTCCGACCTGGTACATTTTGCCGATGGGGAAACGGTGAAAGAGGAAGAAGGTGGTATGCGCTTCACCTTTGAAGACATGGATGACCTGATGAGCCTGTTCCTGCTCCTCGACCTGGATGACCAGATCGTGCCCTTCCCCATGAGCAGTGGCGGCAACAACCGCCTGTGTTACCGCGGCCACAGCTTCACCAATCAGTTTGCGCGGGAAAACAATTACAGCATCTGGAGCCAGCTGTACGACCTGCGCCCGGAGGAACAGGGGATAGATCCCAAGTCCATCCTGGATACCACCTTCAACCGGATTCTGGCGGAAAACCCCGATTTCAAAGAGCGGCCCGATCAGCGCACACCGGAGTTCTGGCAGAAGTTCCGCCTGGACTGCCAGTGGCAGGGCGTACCATTGAAAGACTGGACCCTGTGGAACCTGTTCAGCGACATGGGCTATTCGAAGGAGTGTATTGAGCTGCTGTACAACCTGCTGGGCTTTAACGGCACCATTCTCTCGCAGATGAACGCCGGCATCGCCTTCCAGCTACTGGAGGATTTTCCGGATAACCCACAATTTCACACGCTGGAAAACGGCTTCAGCACGCTGCCCAATGCGCTGGTCGAAAAGATCGGCAAGGAGCGTATCTTCCTCGAAACCGGCGTGATCGGGATCGAGGGCACCGAGCAGGACGAATACTACACCGCAAAAACTATCGGTCCCGACGGTGAACTGGGCGAGATCCAGGCCAAAAAAATCATACTGGCACTGCCGCGCCTGCCACTGGAAAAACTGTTTGCAGCCTCCCCGGCCGTCTACGCTCTGCCCAAAGAGCGCTCCGAGACCCTGTGGAACACACTGCAGACCACCACCAACCAGCCGCTGGTCAAAATCAACCTGTACTACGAACAGGCCTGGTGGGGCACCAACCTGACCGGCCGCGAGCCGGTGGCCTTCGGCCCCAACTTTTCCGACCTACCACTGGGCTCCGTCTACCCCTTCTACGCTATCGACGCCCCGACTTTTGCCGCGCTGGAATACGAAGAGCTGATGAAGGAGCTGGGCCGGGATATACCGCCGGAAACGCAGGCAAGAGTCGACCAGATCAATCAGAAGAAATACAAACTACCCGCCGCACTGACGATCTATTGCGACTTTATGAATGTCAATTTCTGGGAAGCACTGCAGAACAACGGACCGCTGTTTGATTCGCCCATGCAGGAAAAATACAGCCAGAAAGTGCCGCAAACGATATTTCCGGCCTCCCAGGCGGTAGTGAAACAGGCAACCGATTTTTTCCAGCAGCTGTTCAACACCCACTATGTGCCGCAACCGATGATGACCAGCACCCGCATCTGGAGCGGCAGCACCCGCTTCAACCGCCCGGCCAGCGAGCAGTTCGATTTCGCCGTTCACCAGTGGGCACTGGGCGCCAATGATAGCGAAGTCATGGCGTTGATGGCCGAGCCACTGCAGCGCATTTACACCTGCGGCGAGGCCTTTTCCGATGACCAGGGCTGGGTAGAAGGCGCCCTGCGCTCGGCGGACCTGGCGTTGCATAAGGGCTACCAGCTCGACCCGATCAGCAAGGTCTACGAACAGACCCATGGAGAATCTCCCTCCAAGGCGATCAAAGACCGCTATGTGGCCGCCAGCACCGTGCGCATCCAGGAATATATCGATCCGAATTTCGATCCCAATGAATCCGAGAAGAAGCCCGGCATCACCACCGCGCCGGGCGACTTTGCCCTCAACCTCAGCTACTTCGACCAAGTTTGA
- a CDS encoding thiamine pyrophosphate-dependent enzyme produces MQETTTVADYLKLRLEQLGVEQLFGVAGNYTAGFLDTILSDPKSPITISGNANELCAGYAADGYARTRGICATYVTYSVGAFSILNTIAGSFTEQVPVLLINGAPTNKEYATERHAGLLYSHTTGYQKVDIHMFRPITAAAERIIDARQAPYQIDSALMALLTQQRPAYLEIAEDLWRAQCPAPHRELKVDAPASVTVSSVKQAVQATVELMRTKPKPLFWAGVELQRQGLQAEFEQMLEQVNRQLPAEREIRFVTSALSKSVISEGNPYFEGSYTLSEAEISKLVGDDGCIVGIGAWTIGKDTGDENIRGDNIALAAQGGVLCGADYYASVELGSFIRELGAALAESVAADTSAVTGLRLADKLATASAAEAAAPDTLGYDRFFQALEPWLSEEDILVVDAGFPLLAAQPIRVPAADSFVAQAAWLSIGYSVAAATGVKCAHPDKRVVVTVGDGAFHETCQALSDQLAYGHNTVVFVLANGIYGVEQYIVNPNPFRKPPDEYGPPNTILNKPYAYNQLPAWNFDRLAEAFGGLGRTVGSADELAQVLVEIREKPQDRFLVTIQVPETDIPGALRQAVDHTVGEDEVGNDYWPPGDVF; encoded by the coding sequence ATGCAAGAGACAACGACCGTCGCCGACTACCTGAAATTGCGCCTGGAGCAGCTGGGCGTGGAGCAACTGTTCGGCGTTGCCGGCAATTATACCGCCGGCTTCCTCGATACGATTTTGAGCGACCCGAAATCACCCATCACCATTTCCGGCAATGCCAACGAACTGTGCGCGGGCTATGCCGCCGACGGCTATGCGCGCACCAGGGGCATCTGCGCAACTTACGTCACCTACAGTGTGGGGGCCTTCAGCATCCTGAATACCATCGCCGGCTCCTTTACCGAGCAGGTGCCGGTGCTGCTGATCAACGGCGCGCCCACCAACAAGGAGTATGCCACCGAGCGGCACGCCGGCCTGCTCTACTCCCACACCACCGGCTACCAGAAGGTGGACATCCATATGTTCCGCCCCATCACCGCCGCCGCAGAGCGCATTATCGATGCCAGGCAGGCGCCCTACCAGATTGACTCGGCGCTGATGGCACTGCTGACCCAGCAGCGCCCCGCCTATCTGGAAATTGCCGAAGACCTGTGGCGCGCGCAGTGCCCGGCGCCGCATAGGGAGCTCAAGGTGGACGCCCCCGCCTCGGTTACCGTGAGCTCGGTCAAGCAGGCAGTACAGGCCACCGTGGAGTTGATGCGCACCAAGCCCAAGCCACTGTTCTGGGCCGGCGTCGAGCTGCAGCGCCAGGGCCTGCAGGCGGAATTCGAACAGATGCTGGAGCAGGTCAACCGGCAACTGCCGGCCGAACGCGAAATCCGCTTTGTCACTTCCGCCCTGAGCAAGAGCGTAATTTCCGAGGGCAACCCCTACTTCGAAGGCAGCTATACGCTCAGCGAGGCAGAGATCAGCAAACTGGTGGGTGACGACGGCTGTATCGTCGGGATCGGTGCCTGGACCATCGGCAAGGATACCGGCGACGAGAATATCCGCGGCGACAATATCGCGCTGGCCGCGCAGGGCGGCGTCCTCTGTGGTGCAGACTACTATGCCAGCGTGGAGCTGGGCAGCTTTATCCGCGAACTCGGCGCGGCGCTGGCGGAGTCCGTCGCTGCCGACACCAGCGCCGTCACCGGCCTGCGCCTTGCCGACAAGCTCGCCACTGCCAGCGCCGCCGAAGCGGCGGCGCCAGACACGCTCGGCTACGACCGCTTCTTCCAGGCGCTGGAGCCCTGGCTGAGTGAAGAAGATATTCTGGTGGTGGACGCCGGCTTCCCGCTGCTCGCCGCGCAACCTATCCGGGTTCCCGCCGCCGACAGCTTTGTCGCGCAGGCCGCGTGGCTGTCGATCGGTTACTCGGTGGCGGCCGCCACCGGGGTCAAGTGCGCCCACCCGGACAAACGGGTTGTGGTGACAGTCGGCGACGGTGCCTTCCACGAGACCTGCCAGGCGCTGTCGGACCAACTGGCCTACGGACACAACACCGTGGTGTTTGTGCTGGCCAACGGCATCTACGGCGTCGAGCAGTACATCGTGAACCCCAATCCGTTCCGCAAGCCGCCGGATGAATACGGTCCTCCCAACACCATTCTCAACAAGCCCTACGCCTATAACCAGTTACCCGCGTGGAACTTCGACCGGCTCGCCGAGGCGTTTGGCGGCCTCGGGCGCACGGTGGGCAGTGCGGACGAGCTGGCGCAGGTTCTGGTCGAGATCCGCGAGAAACCACAGGACCGTTTCCTGGTAACTATCCAGGTTCCGGAAACCGATATTCCCGGAGCACTGCGCCAGGCCGTCGATCATACAGTGGGCGAAGACGAAGTCGGCAATGACTACTGGCCGCCCGGAGATGTCTTTTGA
- a CDS encoding heme-binding protein, with amino-acid sequence MSTLALLSSNDSSTRVATVQANQAWQPTQVTVPPGIEVTIAFQSGKWTADPNRNHGQLYDANGDPGTTVPADYTSYPVPGAPIGALVARFDGTPFLVGDGTYRILSEKGGMLELCINDDLTGQYGAGLTDNEGSIDVEIAVYANTNTKADLSQPLVSDPAQMSPEVPTAALGPLQHLIGTWTNQNQPDSDSGGPDSPYSYNVMPLPQMDPSSPSGYILKNFRYYEELTFTAIHGNAPNRGGKGQQVAYTLFYEQRVYFAEGPNKDALVHAENGSLLYLVDTEQPLGPYGNGDNPGLGDMAVQGSTPPTQKYNLVKQVSVPHGNSILALGNYSDTGNNGNGVPDIPAVSPLPTGVDTEQYETQDPVSNPHPALTKDPNLALKNALGTRPCTKYIALSMCGDNSSDRGAVTNIGFEQEHANVTQYDCTYWLEAFDNSPNFTQLQYSQSITMAMPINGKTISFPHITTNTLTKVSGS; translated from the coding sequence ATGAGCACACTTGCCCTGTTGAGCTCCAACGACAGCAGCACCCGGGTCGCCACCGTGCAGGCCAACCAGGCCTGGCAGCCAACCCAGGTGACCGTCCCTCCCGGAATCGAAGTAACCATTGCCTTCCAGAGCGGCAAATGGACAGCCGATCCCAACCGCAATCACGGCCAGCTGTACGATGCCAATGGCGACCCCGGCACCACGGTGCCGGCCGACTACACCAGCTACCCGGTTCCCGGTGCGCCTATAGGGGCGCTGGTCGCCCGCTTTGACGGCACCCCGTTCCTGGTCGGCGACGGCACTTACCGTATTCTGTCGGAAAAAGGCGGCATGCTGGAGCTGTGCATCAACGACGACCTGACCGGCCAATACGGTGCCGGGCTCACCGACAATGAAGGCAGCATCGACGTAGAAATCGCGGTGTATGCCAACACCAATACCAAGGCGGATCTCTCGCAACCACTGGTCAGCGACCCGGCGCAGATGTCACCGGAAGTCCCCACCGCGGCGCTGGGCCCGCTGCAGCACCTGATTGGCACCTGGACCAACCAGAACCAGCCCGACTCGGACAGCGGCGGGCCGGATTCGCCCTACTCGTACAATGTGATGCCGCTGCCGCAAATGGATCCGTCGTCACCCTCCGGCTATATCCTGAAGAATTTCCGCTACTACGAAGAGCTCACCTTTACCGCCATCCACGGTAACGCCCCCAATCGCGGCGGCAAGGGCCAGCAGGTGGCCTATACGCTGTTCTACGAGCAGCGCGTGTATTTTGCCGAGGGCCCCAACAAGGATGCCCTGGTGCACGCGGAAAACGGTTCCCTGCTCTACCTGGTGGATACCGAGCAGCCATTGGGCCCCTATGGCAATGGCGATAATCCGGGCCTCGGCGATATGGCGGTCCAGGGCAGCACGCCACCGACGCAAAAGTATAACCTGGTGAAACAGGTATCGGTCCCGCACGGCAATTCCATTCTCGCGCTCGGCAACTACAGCGATACGGGTAATAACGGCAATGGGGTCCCCGACATACCCGCGGTCTCGCCACTGCCAACCGGCGTCGACACCGAGCAGTATGAAACGCAGGATCCGGTCAGCAACCCCCACCCCGCCCTGACCAAGGACCCCAACCTGGCGCTGAAGAATGCGTTAGGTACACGGCCCTGCACCAAGTACATCGCGCTGAGCATGTGCGGTGACAACAGCAGCGACAGGGGCGCGGTGACCAACATCGGGTTTGAGCAGGAACATGCCAACGTCACCCAGTACGACTGCACCTACTGGCTGGAAGCCTTCGACAACAGCCCCAACTTCACCCAGCTGCAGTATTCCCAATCCATCACCATGGCGATGCCCATCAACGGCAAGACCATCAGCTTCCCGCATATCACGACCAATACACTGACCAAAGTCTCCGGTTCGTAA
- a CDS encoding FAD/NAD(P)-binding protein, with amino-acid sequence MNNKKKQAETLGMDSAITRRDFVNGVLATGAMALCGISGRVSAKSAAAGDARPSWDPWTGYGGVGDYAKSNGNTYAVMQAAHRIRDNSWPQLPASDKTEHYDLVIVGGGPAGLLAAYEFQKLTGGKKRCLLLDNHPIFGGASKQNDFVVDGVPLTGPQAANDFAVPAPGSGTQLDQLFTELELPREYDFIQPSESQGGIRLSTDNYTNMDGIGENLVDVGYYFGVAEGAESPYLSKNIWADKLQRTPFGAAARRDLLAWRANKGGRAGLDDFKLDNMSYSHFIRQVKGYDQAVLDMSRPLVGLLTGLSPDVASAREASHFVMHLNKSIPSFPGGNSAFARALVRKMIPGSIEGDGFADLLHGPVNFAALDRADQATRVRMAATVVKVQHRNGDHDSDRVEVAYEQNNKLHRVSAGQVIMASGGWVNRHVLTDMPSAIHDAYQEFIHAPALVINVALTNWRFLAKMGVGAVRWFDDEHQLGFCGNIRAPMQVAGHTPPMDPDKPTLFTLYMGLYQPGEMDARRQTVAGRMRLFSTNYTDYELMLRQQMSRMFSAYGFDARRDIAGIVLNRWGHARLARPAGFMMRADHSVNPLEVVKQGYGRIIIAHSELNGAQNVIGAFEHGARAAQQAAARV; translated from the coding sequence ATGAACAATAAAAAGAAACAGGCCGAAACCCTGGGGATGGACAGCGCGATTACCCGCCGGGATTTTGTCAATGGCGTGTTGGCGACTGGTGCCATGGCGCTGTGCGGTATATCGGGGCGAGTAAGCGCCAAGTCCGCTGCCGCTGGAGATGCCAGGCCGAGCTGGGATCCGTGGACCGGCTACGGCGGTGTCGGCGATTACGCGAAATCCAATGGCAATACCTATGCGGTGATGCAGGCCGCGCACCGGATTCGCGACAACAGCTGGCCGCAACTGCCGGCAAGTGATAAAACCGAGCACTATGATCTGGTCATCGTCGGCGGTGGACCGGCCGGTTTGCTGGCCGCCTATGAATTCCAGAAACTGACCGGCGGCAAGAAGCGCTGCCTGTTGCTCGACAACCACCCCATCTTCGGCGGTGCTTCCAAACAGAATGATTTTGTCGTTGACGGCGTTCCGCTGACCGGTCCGCAGGCGGCCAATGATTTCGCCGTTCCGGCGCCGGGTTCCGGTACACAGCTGGATCAGCTGTTCACGGAACTCGAGCTGCCCCGTGAATACGATTTTATTCAGCCCTCGGAGAGCCAGGGCGGCATTCGCCTGTCGACAGACAACTACACCAACATGGATGGTATCGGTGAGAACTTGGTCGATGTGGGCTATTACTTCGGCGTGGCTGAAGGCGCCGAATCTCCCTATCTCAGTAAAAATATCTGGGCGGACAAACTGCAGCGCACCCCGTTTGGCGCGGCGGCGCGGCGCGACCTTTTGGCCTGGCGGGCGAACAAGGGTGGTCGCGCGGGGCTCGACGATTTCAAGCTCGACAACATGAGCTACAGCCATTTCATTCGCCAGGTCAAAGGCTACGACCAGGCGGTGCTCGACATGTCGCGGCCGCTGGTGGGCCTGCTTACGGGCCTGAGTCCGGATGTGGCCTCGGCGCGCGAAGCCAGCCACTTCGTGATGCACCTGAATAAATCCATCCCGTCATTCCCCGGCGGCAACAGCGCCTTTGCCCGCGCGCTGGTGCGCAAGATGATTCCCGGGTCTATCGAGGGTGATGGTTTCGCCGACCTGTTGCACGGACCGGTAAATTTCGCCGCGCTGGATCGGGCCGATCAGGCCACCCGCGTTCGTATGGCGGCGACGGTGGTGAAAGTGCAACACCGGAATGGCGATCACGACAGCGATCGGGTTGAGGTGGCTTACGAGCAGAACAACAAGCTGCATAGAGTCAGCGCTGGCCAGGTAATCATGGCCAGCGGTGGCTGGGTCAACCGGCATGTGCTTACCGATATGCCGTCCGCGATTCACGACGCCTATCAGGAATTCATTCACGCTCCGGCCCTGGTGATCAATGTGGCGCTGACCAACTGGCGTTTCCTGGCGAAAATGGGCGTTGGTGCCGTGCGCTGGTTTGACGATGAGCACCAGCTGGGTTTCTGCGGCAATATCCGCGCGCCGATGCAGGTGGCCGGCCACACACCGCCGATGGACCCTGACAAACCGACACTGTTTACCCTCTATATGGGTCTGTACCAGCCCGGTGAAATGGATGCGCGCAGGCAGACAGTGGCAGGGCGTATGCGCCTGTTCAGCACCAACTATACGGACTACGAGTTGATGCTGCGCCAGCAGATGAGCCGAATGTTCAGTGCCTATGGTTTCGATGCCAGGCGGGATATTGCTGGCATAGTGCTGAATCGCTGGGGCCACGCGCGCCTCGCGCGCCCCGCGGGCTTTATGATGCGCGCGGACCATTCCGTCAATCCGCTGGAGGTCGTCAAACAGGGGTACGGGCGCATTATCATTGCGCACTCGGAACTGAATGGCGCCCAGAATGTGATCGGGGCGTTTGAGCACGGTGCCCGCGCGGCCCAACAGGCCGCCGCGCGGGTATAG
- a CDS encoding oligopeptide:H+ symporter, with protein sequence MTKQLPSYSQTRSFATVTLIELWERFGYYGMQALIVYFMVQRLGFDDSRANLVWSAAAALIYVAPAIGGWVGDKVLGTKRTMFLGAGILSLGYALMAVPTENASFLFAALGVVVVGNGMFKPNAGNLVRKIYEGDDSKIDSAFTIYYMAVNVGSTFSMLLTPWIKDHFNQAWGHELGWHVAFGVCSVGLVVGLANYLLMRMALAHYGSEPDEQPLDKKKLLAVLGCSVLAIIGSTIVLEYQSVARLFVYVAGFVVLGIFVHLIRSSVESERAGLIAALVLTLQTVFFFIFYQQMSTSLALFALRNVDWNFQLFGHHLWTWSPAQFQALNPIWIMLLSPLLAWVYNWAGRRDKDISIAAKFALGFSVVAVGFFTYGVAGHFAVNGKTSSWVMIIGYGFYSLGELLVSGLGLAMIARYVPARMGGFMMGAYFVAVGISQYLGGVVANLASIPKGITNPLESLPIYTDLFNKLGVAGLVATGIALAALPLMSKLTAKHHHHNGGADMAPAEAAS encoded by the coding sequence ATGACGAAACAACTACCTTCTTATTCGCAAACAAGATCGTTTGCGACAGTCACACTCATCGAGCTCTGGGAGCGCTTCGGCTACTACGGTATGCAGGCGCTGATCGTGTACTTTATGGTGCAACGCCTGGGCTTTGACGACAGCCGCGCGAACCTGGTCTGGTCCGCCGCTGCAGCGCTTATCTATGTCGCACCGGCCATCGGTGGCTGGGTCGGCGACAAGGTGCTCGGTACCAAGCGCACCATGTTCCTCGGTGCCGGTATCCTGAGTCTCGGCTACGCGCTGATGGCGGTGCCAACGGAAAATGCCAGCTTCCTGTTTGCCGCGCTCGGCGTGGTCGTGGTTGGTAACGGCATGTTCAAGCCGAATGCCGGCAACCTGGTACGCAAGATTTACGAGGGCGACGATTCCAAAATCGATAGCGCCTTTACCATCTACTACATGGCAGTGAATGTGGGCTCCACTTTCTCCATGTTGCTGACCCCGTGGATCAAGGATCACTTTAACCAGGCCTGGGGACACGAACTGGGTTGGCACGTGGCGTTCGGCGTCTGCTCCGTGGGCCTGGTGGTTGGTCTGGCCAACTACCTGCTGATGCGTATGGCCCTGGCCCATTACGGTTCCGAACCCGATGAGCAGCCGCTGGACAAGAAGAAACTGCTGGCGGTGCTGGGCTGTTCCGTGCTCGCCATTATCGGTTCCACCATCGTGCTGGAATACCAGTCGGTTGCCCGCCTGTTTGTCTACGTGGCCGGTTTTGTGGTGCTCGGCATCTTCGTCCACCTGATTCGCAGCAGTGTCGAAAGCGAGCGCGCTGGCCTGATTGCGGCGCTGGTGCTGACCCTGCAAACCGTATTCTTCTTTATCTTCTACCAGCAGATGTCCACCTCGCTGGCGCTGTTCGCACTGCGTAACGTGGACTGGAACTTCCAGCTGTTCGGCCACCATCTGTGGACCTGGTCGCCGGCCCAGTTCCAGGCCCTGAACCCGATCTGGATCATGCTGCTGAGCCCGCTGCTGGCGTGGGTTTACAACTGGGCCGGTCGTCGCGATAAGGATATTTCCATCGCGGCCAAATTCGCCCTGGGCTTCTCCGTTGTGGCGGTGGGTTTCTTCACGTACGGCGTGGCCGGTCACTTTGCTGTCAACGGCAAGACGTCTTCCTGGGTGATGATCATCGGTTACGGCTTCTACTCCCTGGGTGAGCTGCTGGTCAGCGGCCTGGGCCTGGCGATGATTGCCCGCTATGTGCCGGCGCGTATGGGTGGCTTTATGATGGGCGCTTACTTCGTGGCCGTGGGTATCTCCCAGTATCTGGGCGGTGTGGTCGCCAACCTGGCGAGCATTCCGAAGGGCATTACCAACCCGCTGGAATCGCTGCCCATTTACACCGACCTGTTCAACAAGCTGGGTGTGGCCGGTCTGGTTGCCACCGGTATCGCCCTGGCGGCGCTGCCACTGATGAGCAAGTTGACCGCCAAACACCACCACCACAATGGTGGTGCGGATATGGCGCCGGCCGAGGCAGCTTCCTGA